The genomic window GGTTTGGGTAGAAGCAGGATGTGTGTACCAATAAATCCTCCTGTTTATGTCCAAAAAGGAGATGCTTGGTTGGCATGTTCAGAACTCACTACAGAGATTTAATTACACCCAACTAAAAATCTGGACAAAGAGCCAGTAATATCACACTAAATGGTGAGACATGCACCAACCCATATCTGTCCTTTGCAGCCTGTGGCGTCACACAAATTACTGTACTACTAATTACAAGAttagaattcaaaatgttaGTGAAACTTGAGCAAAAACAGgcattttaacatatttaatctgAAGCATTTTACTGGAAGATGGAATAAATTTAACTGGACTATCAAGATGAAGTATAATTCATAGAAGAGCTGAgcaccattaaaaaaatcatttttggcCCATTTTAACCATCAAAGCTCTGCGTCTGTGGAGGAGAACCCACTTTAACGTGAGATCACAGCTGGATCTCCTATCGTACGCACCCCTGCAGCCAGAAACATAAAGCTCTAATATCCTTACGGACAGCAGGAGCCCTTGATCAAAACAAATATGATTTCACATCACTGGAACCACTTCATGAGCACAAACACTGAGAATATTCACTAACTCGATCTTCATACTAACAGGAGGGAAAGCAAGCGCGTTCCTAGCCTGTGAACAACTCGCCTCTCAAATCGAGaaatgactaaaataaaatacatcgaGCACAGACACTTCAACCTAATTAGTGTACCGTTTTtgcaaactaaaataaatacagagcaTAGTACCAGTGCATAAATATGGGTACAAAACAGTCAGTGGATGTACAATAAATGCGAATGAATGTGAGGAGTAGCGCGTTCATGAACTTGTGTTGCGGCGAGGGACACTACTCCAGGTCGTCCATGTCCTCCATCAGGATGGTGCTCGTCTGCTCCGAGGTCATGCCTGGAAAACAAAGTTATAAGATTAAAGTTAAGGTTTTCAGATGCTCACAAAAGACCGACACATCTCCACCAATGATCATCGAGGGTTCTCTACTTGAGGCATCGTCGTCATTAGAAGACTTCTTCTGCTCAACGTAGCCATGACTCAGCAGCTTGGACATGCTGACCGGAGGAGCTTTCTTATCATAAGACCTGAGGAGGCAACAGGAGGCAAAAGTTAGCATCATGGCTGACtggattttcattttattaggGAGGGGATTTACTCACGTTCTCTTGAACTGGTTGGTCATAGACAGAGCCTCCATCTGCCCGGTAACATCGTCAGGAGAAACCTGTGACGATGACAAACACGATCTGACTGTagcagtcacatgaccaaccTGTCTGATTGAGTCACTTTGTTTAAAGCTAATAGGGCAAAAATTGAAACAATGCaggaaaactgaaaaatgaGGATGAAATTGTTTTCTGCAAGATGTCAGTTTTTACTTAAAGTAGAAGAAAGTTGGAGTTAGTCAGGTGCTTCCTCTGTACTTACCTGAGACATTTATCAATATCTCCTCAAGGCTATCCTTCAGAAAATGCACCAGCAGAAAATTCAATCCACTTGAACAGAAGTGTGAAAGCGATGATGGCGCACAATCAGGTGACAAAAAGATAAGGTGatggtaaaaataaatggataaacAAAAAGATGGAAGACACAGATCAACGTAGGGGGTGATCGCTTTAGTCCATTCACCTTGTCAGGGGAAATTCCCTCAGTCTCTCTCCCCCAGGACAAATTGCTGTCAGTGCCAAAAGGTGCAGTCAAAGTCTGCACCTGCTTCTTCATCTGGCCGTTGGGAGATGTTGCTTTGCTTTCGCTGTAAGAATAAAACCACGGTGATAAACGATGTGAGCAGCGGCTGAAGCCTGAACACGTGGGCTGTGTTTTATCTGGGGGATAATGTGGATTATAAATGGTATTAAAATTATCTACTTTACCAAAGACTTTGTTCAAAGTCAAACCCAGAGATAAAATTCTTCCTTTAATGGAGTTCATACTTGTCTGATAGTCTTAACCTTTTCTACACCTTGAATACAACAGTAAACAGACCCGGAGTAGGACGCCCGTGGTGGGCCAGGGATTCTTACCTTGGTGACTCATCAACTCCAAACCAGTTAGTGGATCGATTGTACTGCTTCCTTGGTTTGTCATCAGCATCCACATCATGACTCAGCAGACCTGCATAGGGTGACACAGCATTCAAATCACCAGCAAAGTACTCAGGTATTATGTCAAGTTTAACTTGTGTTCTGTTCCGCTAAGGGTCTGTTTTCCATCAATGCGACTGCAATGCAACAGTGCAAAAGAAATATTCTGCTCAAGATGTTTGGCGTACATTCCGCAGTGGACACTGAGGGGCAGAAGATTTAACCCTTTACCCCTGAGAAGTGGAGTCAAATATCAGTGTTTCAACAATAAAAGGAAATGACTAGGGTTCCATAactcaggaaaaagaaaaagcattggAACAGCAACCCTTCTTTCACGTTAGAAACAGGTAAGTGGTCAGAATTTGCATTTCAAAGAGAAGAGCAACAAAGGCCAACATCCTCCACTTTCACATTGCTTCCAAAGCAATTTTTCCTTTCAGTACATTCAGTAACGCATGGCTCTGAAAGGCAAGTGTACAAACACTAAAAATGTAAGTCCCCAGAAACTTTTACCTTTGTGCCCCCCTCCCTTTGCCAGTTTGACATATTCAGAGTCCGTCTCAAATATTCCAACTCGCCGTCCACTGATCCTCTCCACTGGATTGCTTTCATCAATGCTCTGGGACAGACCAGGGATCTGCGAGGTCGGTCCGGTCACACCAGCAGTCATGATCCCAGGCTTTATGCCTGAACAGGAAGAGATATGCATTGGTTTGATTTGCTGTGTATCTCCTATTTTCAGCCATTTCCTTGAGATTCTTGGAAACTGATtcatttcaaatattcaaaAGATAATTCCAGTGATGGAAATGCTTTGGACTTTGGAAATTCAGTCTTACCACCAGGCTTGGTCCTTCGATGGTTGGGTACGGCGGCACTCATTTCAACTGAAGGCACAACACAATCTGATGACTAAAGGAAAGAGTTTCAGCTTGTTGAACTCAATTTGAAGGCGAACTTGCTTTGTCAGAGTTTCAGCTGAAGATATGCCTTCTTACAATTCTACATTCAAAGACTTCTTGGTCAGATTTCCCACACTTATCGTCCACATACTTGACATTCttacaaaacaacaataattcaGGGAAAATGTTATGTTTACTATAGGACCAAAACGTTCACACAAGATATCAGATATTAACGCTGCAAAAGATGCCGTAATAGATTTTTAAATGCAGTCTGCGCGGAATCAAACCCATAACAGCGACCTGACCGCCTCCATTCATTAAAACTTTAATGCAGTCTTAAAAATAATTCACTGAAAAATCGCTAATCCGTGTTTATCGTTAATTTACCTGCGTGACACCACCTAATTTTACCGATAGATACCGATAAATGTAATGCATTAACGTGTACTAAAATAGACACTGGAATAAGTGCAATAAGAATTAAATACACATATTGTAGAACGCATGCACataaaacagtatataaaaaatataagcAGTGGATGCTCAGATTAAATAAATGTCTAGTTTTACGTAGCTATCTAGCTTAACAAAGCCTTGCTAATATGGCTAGCCGCCTAGCAAGGTCCCGCAGTGTCTTAACATTATTTTCCCCTTCAAATAATAAGTTAAGGGCTAACAATGCTACTcgcacaaatatttaaaaaaatattacgtTATCTGTTATATGTTTTCTTACTTGCAATTACAGGTAATGTTTTAGCTATAAAATTCCGTCAGCCTCCCCTCCGGTATCCAAGAATGGACAGCACAGACTTCCTGTGGCACCTGCTGCTGACTTCCGGTGACGTTTAGTAAAACATAAATCGTCTAAATACGAAGAGtccatatttttaatgtaaaattagcGGCCCCGTCGTTCACTTATGAGGCAAAAAGTCGAGATTTGAAATGGGACAGAGTGAGAACTCTTAAATCGGTGACGTCATTATGTCCAAAGGTGAATTTATAAAGAGACGatctttgatgtttttcttggtCAAATTTAGTGTCTggagaaaatttttttaacagtcTAGTACCTTTAACACCTTTCAGCCATTGATTTGTCACTTTTTGTGGTAATTTAAtagaacaaaattaaaactattgtgttgtcttcattttatttctttttcacaagCATTAGTTCAGAACAAAATCATATCTGCAGAAAGCCTTCAAATTAGAAACCAATCTTTATTAGGCTCAACATATTctgattaaattaaacatatttaacattAGAACAAGCATTATTAGTAGTAATACATGAACTTTTAATAAACTTTAAAGGAATAACCTGAAAATCAAGCCCTAGACTCACTGTCCTGTGTTGTCCTAGTGTAGACCCTGTATTTGTGAACACAGTGGAACAATGACAATACGTAtatgtttaaaatgaaagagtCATAATGAATGTCAAAGAAAGCAGTAAATGCTAACATAAAGCTTTTCATTGATGATTCTGAGAGAAACTCAAACCAGCTGGTTGATATTAAAACGGCATCATCAGTGCATCAAACACCTCATCAGGAAGAACAGATTAATGCATGGAAAACCAATACATTATACAAGTAATGTACCAAAGCTAGTTAGGAGGATATTGCCACTGCAAACGATTTCCTTCTGGAGATCACTCAGGCGTTTCTGCCGCATTCGGAGCAGAGGATGTCATCTTTGCAAGTCAGGAAACCTTTTCCGACCAGAGACTCGCTGCACTTCTTGCATTTGAAGCAGTCGGTGTGCCACTGACGCTGCTCAAAGGAAATATAGTTGCTGCCCTTGAGACCTGAGAcaagagcaaacacacacttttaggACCTTGCCTCCTTCTAGTTGACCCCACAGTGAGCAACTTTGGAGGAATGTCTGAAACTGAAGAGACAATAaatatgttttccttttttggaTTTAATTTCTTCCTCTGAATCATGCCCTGCTGCCAGTTTCTTGTTGATCTATGGTGTTATTTAGTCTGGGGGGAGATGATTCAAATTACAAATTATTAGATTACAACTGTAATGTAATAATCCTGTAACTGATGGTGATCAGATGCGCAGGATGCAAAGAGATCTCAAAGACGctgtttgtatatttttttgaaaGTTGAATTGTCACATGtgacatatttatgtttatacattattcattttcagttgtttaTGTTGCTCCCATAATCTTGAACAATAGAGAAATGATCTTAACTGTTAATATCTTGCACTCAAACAACCCCAAATCACTGGATCACCCtaaactgattttttaaatctgattgtCTCCAGGCCATTTATGTAAGCCTGTTTATGTGAACAGCATCataataaaatcatcaatcaaaTTATGGAGAATGAGTTTATCCTGAATACCCAAGTAAATCTTGGAATCATTGGACTGGACCTGCCTGTCTGATTTGGAAACTTAGATAAAATAGATCAAAGCATATTGatgaaacaaatcaaattacGGTAGCTAAATCTGGTGATGTGTCATCTTTCATAATATTATACAAGACACTTTCAGTGACAGTTCAGTTGGCTTTTTTGGAGATTCCATTAAAGCTAAAATTTCATTTTGGAGAGCTTGTCCTAGCTAAAATTCACAGAAAGTTCTCCTGGAAAGAATGAGAGATGACATTTACTGCCGACTGGGCGGTCGCAGCTGGCACACTTCTTGAAGAAGACGCTGCAGAAGCAGTCGAGACAGAAGGTGGAATCATCCCGAGTGGTGAAGCGCTGGCTGGCCAGCTGCTGCTTGCACTCGCAACAGACGAAGCACTCTTTATGCCAGGGCTGGTCAAGGTAGTTCACTCCTCCGGTCATGATGGGCTGGAATAGACGTTATATTAAATTATCCACAACCTCAGCCTGAAGTAATGACCCACAGGATATTTTTCAGCTGTGCAAGTCTGGAGTGTTCCACCCAGGTGATGGTTGAAGGGAAGAATGTTAATGATTGCTTCTCAAATAGAATGTTGAGCTTTTCATTATAGGATGGATGGGTAGCTCATTAGTGACCTCTCCACAGCCTCACAAGCATTAGTTACGAACAAAATCATATCTGCAGAAATTCATCCATCATcttcaaagacacaaacacaaattgatTGCAGGAACAAATGCAATCAGAGCCTGGAAACGAGTGGatgtgaatctgtgtgtgtgtgtgtgtgtgtgtgtgtgtgtgtggttttaccTTCTCGCACTGGATGCACTGCTCGGAAAAATCTTTCTTATAACAAGGCAGGCAGTAGTTTTTGCCGTCTTTTATCAGGAAATGACTGATGCCTATGGGCTGGAGGCAGCCGTTGCAGGTGAAGCAGTCCTCATGCCAGCTGTTACCCTTATGCTCCATTTTTTTACATCCTGGTTGGGCGGAAACAGAGGGACAGGAAAAGGAAATGTTAAAAAGTGGAAATCATCATCCACACTTGAAATGCTGACTCACCGGTTCTGGTGTGATCCTCTCACCTGGTCTGATGGGCTTCAGGCATGCGTAGCACTTGGAAGAGTACTTGTTGCTGTAGCACTCGACGCACATCAGATTGCCGTCCTTGTTGGTAAAAGGCAGATCCACCAGAGATCGGCTGCAGGTGGTGCAGAGGAAGCATTCGCTGTGCCAGTGGCGGTCGTTGTAGGACAGATCctgaagagagaaaataaagcagACAGGAGTTCATGAATGAATTGGAGCTGAAATGTGGTTTTGTGCCTCCATCTTCAGGTGATCTGTCACAATAAAGAGAATATAGGATGCTAAAAGATTTACCTTGCTGGTGCAGCCGATTAGTTTTTGGCACACCTCACAGTTGCTGCAGAAAAGGCTCTCAAAGCACTGGATGCAGTGAGGCTTCGCATCGTTCAGGATGTACTTCTTGCAGTACAAGGACTCCTTACACTCTGCACAGTTGAAGTATTCTCCCATTCTAACTCCAATCACCTCTCTGACGGtgagataaaacaaacaaacaaacaaaaaaaaacacattccagcAACTTGCATCACGCCTCCACGCTAGGTAGAGAAAGCAACCCTTGTGATAACTCAATTTCATAAACTGTC from Antennarius striatus isolate MH-2024 chromosome 24, ASM4005453v1, whole genome shotgun sequence includes these protein-coding regions:
- the LOC137591662 gene encoding four and a half LIM domains protein 2-like, translating into MGEYFNCAECKESLYCKKYILNDAKPHCIQCFESLFCSNCEVCQKLIGCTSKDLSYNDRHWHSECFLCTTCSRSLVDLPFTNKDGNLMCVECYSNKYSSKCYACLKPIRPGCKKMEHKGNSWHEDCFTCNGCLQPIGISHFLIKDGKNYCLPCYKKDFSEQCIQCEKPIMTGGVNYLDQPWHKECFVCCECKQQLASQRFTTRDDSTFCLDCFCSVFFKKCASCDRPVGSLKGSNYISFEQRQWHTDCFKCKKCSESLVGKGFLTCKDDILCSECGRNA
- the c24h7orf57 gene encoding uncharacterized protein C7orf57 homolog, whose protein sequence is MSAAVPNHRRTKPGGIKPGIMTAGVTGPTSQIPGLSQSIDESNPVERISGRRVGIFETDSEYVKLAKGGGHKGLLSHDVDADDKPRKQYNRSTNWFGVDESPSESKATSPNGQMKKQVQTLTAPFGTDSNLSWGRETEGISPDKVSPDDVTGQMEALSMTNQFKRTSYDKKAPPVSMSKLLSHGYVEQKKSSNDDDASSMTSEQTSTILMEDMDDLE